The following proteins come from a genomic window of Mammaliicoccus sp. Marseille-Q6498:
- a CDS encoding alpha/beta hydrolase: MKNIYKQGEHGKPVFVLLHGTGGNERDLLPLADLLDPTYSVLSVKGEVSENGMARYFKRRGEGEYDLEDLEYRGKELYDFIKKSANKYHFDLENVILVGFSNGSNIAINMILREGVPFRKALLFAPLYPVDVEGNTKDLSHFEVFLSMGKQDPIVTEEQSNHVSEIFEKRGANISEYWVNSHEITNEAIQKAKEIL; the protein is encoded by the coding sequence GTGAAAAATATATATAAACAAGGCGAGCACGGCAAACCAGTATTTGTGTTATTACACGGTACAGGCGGAAACGAAAGAGACTTGCTACCATTAGCAGATTTATTAGATCCAACTTACAGCGTATTAAGTGTGAAAGGCGAAGTATCCGAAAACGGCATGGCCAGATACTTTAAAAGACGCGGAGAAGGTGAGTACGACTTAGAAGATTTAGAATATAGAGGAAAAGAACTATATGACTTTATTAAAAAATCAGCTAATAAATATCACTTTGACTTAGAAAATGTTATTTTAGTAGGCTTTTCAAACGGATCCAATATCGCGATTAACATGATTCTACGAGAAGGCGTACCATTTAGAAAAGCATTACTATTCGCGCCACTATATCCAGTAGATGTTGAAGGAAACACGAAAGACTTAAGCCACTTTGAAGTATTCTTATCAATGGGCAAACAAGACCCAATCGTTACAGAAGAACAAAGTAACCACGTATCAGAAATATTCGAAAAACGCGGAGCAAACATATCCGAATATTGGGTAAACAGCCATGAAATCACAAACGAAGCAATCCAAAAAGCAAAAGAAATACTATAG
- a CDS encoding ABC transporter permease yields the protein MNIFKKKLYWMTPILVIVILLLLSIAFLPAYNPQPKSVPIAIVNHDNGTKMQDKDVNIGKTFEDKITGNKDLSEKVKWVKVDSTKDLKQGFKDNKYYGALILDDNLSKDSLSKVQKVAQDAKMKEMKEKIQSGDIPPEQAKKMQSQSKVEPVKVNQGKVNIIVNEGASMQGSQLANTMLTTIGDQLNNQISKQGIQTLEKMNVDVSASDIQGITNPVKVHKENMNAVKSHQGNGNLPFLMFTPVWLASLVGSVVLFFSFRTSNNITVKSRIIAALGQLAAAIVTALIGGFGYIHFMTGVLDVTIDHPNKVALYVSITILAFISLILGVMTWLGMKAIPLFMILLFFSMQLLMLPKQMLPQFYQDYMIGWNPFRHYAETLRDLIYLNHNIEFNSTIWMFIGFIIFGGVSTISAAIIRKHNTKRTEVPS from the coding sequence ATGAATATTTTTAAAAAGAAACTATATTGGATGACACCTATTCTAGTAATTGTTATTTTATTACTTTTATCAATAGCATTCTTACCAGCGTATAATCCACAACCAAAATCCGTACCTATTGCTATCGTGAATCATGATAATGGTACAAAAATGCAAGATAAAGACGTCAATATCGGGAAAACTTTTGAAGATAAAATTACGGGCAATAAAGATTTATCCGAAAAAGTAAAATGGGTTAAAGTAGACAGTACTAAAGACTTAAAACAAGGTTTTAAAGACAATAAGTACTACGGGGCGCTCATTTTAGATGACAATTTATCAAAAGATTCATTGAGTAAAGTTCAAAAAGTTGCTCAAGACGCAAAAATGAAAGAAATGAAAGAAAAAATTCAAAGTGGTGACATTCCACCTGAACAAGCTAAAAAAATGCAGAGTCAAAGCAAAGTTGAGCCTGTAAAAGTTAACCAAGGTAAAGTGAATATAATCGTTAACGAAGGCGCGAGCATGCAAGGTTCACAACTCGCTAACACGATGCTTACAACGATTGGCGATCAACTTAATAATCAAATTTCTAAACAAGGTATTCAAACTTTAGAAAAAATGAACGTCGACGTATCCGCTTCTGATATACAAGGCATTACAAACCCTGTAAAAGTTCATAAAGAAAATATGAACGCAGTAAAATCACATCAAGGAAACGGTAACCTGCCATTCCTAATGTTCACACCAGTATGGTTAGCATCATTAGTTGGTTCAGTCGTATTATTCTTCTCATTTAGAACAAGCAATAATATTACTGTTAAAAGTAGAATCATCGCTGCACTCGGACAACTCGCTGCCGCGATTGTCACTGCATTAATCGGAGGATTCGGATATATACACTTCATGACAGGTGTATTAGATGTAACAATCGATCATCCAAATAAAGTCGCACTATATGTATCAATCACAATATTAGCATTCATCAGTTTAATACTCGGCGTGATGACATGGCTCGGCATGAAAGCTATACCATTATTTATGATATTACTATTCTTTAGTATGCAGCTTCTCATGTTGCCAAAACAAATGTTACCACAGTTCTACCAAGACTATATGATAGGATGGAACCCATTTAGACATTACGCAGAAACATTAAGAGACTTGATATACTTAAATCACAATATCGAGTTCAACAGCACAATATGGATGTTCATCGGATTCATTATATTCGGCGGCGTTTCAACAATTTCAGCCGCTATAATAAGAAAACACAATACAAAAAGAACAGAAGTACCATCTTAA
- a CDS encoding flavin reductase family protein: protein MKKLRPEDLTQKENYKLLIGSVIPRPIALVTTQSEEGVLNIAPFSFFNVVTSEPPILSIGIKRVDGKPKDTARNIIQQKEAVVHIVDTDNVADANETAAMLDSGDSEILRTQFETVDSEKVSVPGLKQSKARFETELYDAIEIKTDGVTVTDLLLLEIKQYHFDEEVYEDGYINKDKLSAVSRLAGNDYAEIGHTFTIKRPQ, encoded by the coding sequence ATGAAAAAGTTACGTCCAGAAGACTTAACACAAAAAGAAAACTATAAATTGCTAATTGGGTCTGTTATACCGAGACCAATTGCGCTCGTTACGACACAATCAGAAGAAGGTGTATTGAATATTGCACCGTTTAGCTTTTTCAATGTTGTGACTTCAGAACCTCCTATCTTATCTATTGGCATAAAAAGAGTCGATGGCAAACCGAAAGATACAGCGCGTAATATAATTCAGCAAAAAGAAGCGGTCGTCCACATTGTCGATACAGATAACGTTGCTGACGCAAATGAAACAGCTGCTATGTTAGACAGTGGAGACAGTGAAATTTTAAGAACACAATTCGAAACGGTCGATTCTGAAAAAGTTTCAGTACCAGGTTTAAAACAAAGTAAAGCAAGATTTGAAACTGAATTATACGATGCGATTGAAATTAAAACAGATGGCGTTACAGTTACAGACCTTTTATTACTAGAAATTAAGCAATACCATTTTGACGAAGAAGTTTACGAAGATGGCTATATTAACAAAGACAAATTGAGCGCAGTGAGCAGATTAGCGGGTAATGATTATGCTGAGATAGGGCATACTTTTACAATTAAAAGACCACAATGA